The following are from one region of the Salvelinus fontinalis isolate EN_2023a chromosome 5, ASM2944872v1, whole genome shotgun sequence genome:
- the LOC129855653 gene encoding prothymosin alpha-A-like isoform X2 — MADAKVETSTEISAKDLKEKKLVEEAENGKDTPANGKAEAEENGDQDNDVEEDDDDVGEEEDEEDDAEGDEEDDDDEVEGRAGKRAAEGDDDDEDDVETKKQKTDDD, encoded by the exons ATGGCTGACGCAAAAGTCGAAACTAGTACGGAGATCTCTGCCAAG GACCTGAAAGAGAAGAAGCTTGTTGAAGAGGCAGAAAATGGAAAAGACACCCCAGCCAATGGAAAAGCT GAGGCTGAGGAGAATGGTGATCAGGACAATGATgtagaggaggatgatgatgatgtgggagaggaggaggatgaagaagatGATGCTGAGG GTGATGAAGAAGATGATGACGATGAGGTCGAGGGTCGTGCAGGCAAGAGGGCGGCAgaaggtgatgatgatgacgag GATGATGTTGAAACAAAGAAGCAGAAAACTGACGATGATTAA
- the LOC129855653 gene encoding prothymosin alpha-A-like isoform X3, with product MLLKRSTDLKEKKLVEEAENGKDTPANGKAEAEENGDQDNDVEEDDDDVGEEEDEEDDAEGDEEDDDDEVEGRAGKRAAEGDDDDEDDVETKKQKTDDD from the exons ATGCTGCTCAAACGATCCACG GACCTGAAAGAGAAGAAGCTTGTTGAAGAGGCAGAAAATGGAAAAGACACCCCAGCCAATGGAAAAGCT GAGGCTGAGGAGAATGGTGATCAGGACAATGATgtagaggaggatgatgatgatgtgggagaggaggaggatgaagaagatGATGCTGAGG GTGATGAAGAAGATGATGACGATGAGGTCGAGGGTCGTGCAGGCAAGAGGGCGGCAgaaggtgatgatgatgacgag GATGATGTTGAAACAAAGAAGCAGAAAACTGACGATGATTAA
- the LOC129855653 gene encoding prothymosin alpha-A-like isoform X1, with protein MVYQLSHREPYAAQTIHGDDKTKLDLKEKKLVEEAENGKDTPANGKAEAEENGDQDNDVEEDDDDVGEEEDEEDDAEGDEEDDDDEVEGRAGKRAAEGDDDDEDDVETKKQKTDDD; from the exons AtggtctaccaactgagccacagggAACCATATGCTGCTCAAACGATCCACGGTGATGATAAAACAAAGCTA GACCTGAAAGAGAAGAAGCTTGTTGAAGAGGCAGAAAATGGAAAAGACACCCCAGCCAATGGAAAAGCT GAGGCTGAGGAGAATGGTGATCAGGACAATGATgtagaggaggatgatgatgatgtgggagaggaggaggatgaagaagatGATGCTGAGG GTGATGAAGAAGATGATGACGATGAGGTCGAGGGTCGTGCAGGCAAGAGGGCGGCAgaaggtgatgatgatgacgag GATGATGTTGAAACAAAGAAGCAGAAAACTGACGATGATTAA